A window of the Tiliqua scincoides isolate rTilSci1 chromosome 5, rTilSci1.hap2, whole genome shotgun sequence genome harbors these coding sequences:
- the SPN gene encoding leukosialin, producing the protein MCSRGGPWCTEHIQETSISPLKPPFQFHSLLPAWSSKNWGGEGKAEADKIRIFPQKLGAAPGKGCNWSLLYILPAKKSILPGLWSFATMETTRSPFRQIIHYRIPFAFLVLFTRGVFATTVTVLSTNSTPATLDTTSVTKNGNETGNTTATVMPTSALVMTISESTFTPSTKHSQNLSSSSPSTKTPVVTQVAKTHGKKTSALKAAATTPKYLHLPIPTNQSHTTKEPGLKPTTDASDLNRSKQITAKQKTIDTQTDAATPSGTNATTAIPSATAVVKKAHSTSGASITSSKITPTSKSWRHPGSKGPPGPSTVTGEITTPVGKEREKTPDLSHDHGNSETGETTAAPGTTAPSGQQSKNVIVIIVIVLFFLLVLVLVACLYCRRRRRSGSTSFNPVEWAGRAALPDDSGLDKDVEQGPLATGDREARRPTLTTFFGKRQSRVASVAMEEIDGKEREEAQQLIDGNAGRDSRPQGASEANGKVREPTQEENK; encoded by the exons ATGTGCAGCAGAGGCGGTCCTTGGTGTACTGAACACATCCAGGAAACAAG tATTTCTCCACTGAAACCACCTTTTCAGTTTCATTCACTCCTTCCTGCCTGGTCAAGCAAAAACTGGGGAGGAGAAGGCAAAGCTGAGGCGGACAAAATACGCATTTTCCCTCAAAAATTGGGAGCTGCCCCAGGAAAAG GTTGCAACTGGTCTTTGCTCTACATATTGCCAGCTAAGAAGTCCATATTGCCTGGACTCTGGAGTTTTGCCACCATGGAAACAACAAGATCTCCTTTCCGGCAAATAATTCACTACAGAATACCCTTTGCCTTCCTTGTTCTTTTCACCAGGGGTGTCTTTGCAACAACAGTTACTGTCTTGAGTACTAATAGCACACCTGCCACATTAGATACCACATCGGTCACAAAGAATGGAAATGAAACAGGGAATACGACAGCTACTGTGATgcccacttctgctttagtgatGACCATCTCTGAATCTACTTTCACACCCAGCACCAAGCATTCCCAAAATTTATCAAGCAGTTCGCCTTCAACAAAAACCCCTGTTGTTACACAAGTGGCCaaaacacatggaaaaaaaaCATCAGCACTTAAGGCTGCCGCCACCACGCCGAAGTACCTGCACCTTCCCATACCAACGAACCAAAGTCATACCACCAAAGAACCAGGACTCAAACCTACCACTGACGCTTCAGATCTAAACAGATCTAAACAGATCACTGCTAAACAGAAGACAATCGATACCCAAACGGATGCAGCTACCCCCTCTGGGACAAATGCTACCACTGCCATTCCCAGTGCCACAGCTGTGGTGAAGAAAGCTCATTCGACCTCTGGCGCATCAATAACCTCCAGTAAAATCACACCTACTTCCAAGAGTTGGAGACACCCAGGTTCAAAAGGACCCCCAGGACCGAGTACTGTTACAGGAGAGATAACGACACCAGTTGGGAAAGAGAGGGAGAAGACACCCGACTTGAGCCATGATCATGGGAACTCAGAGACTGGGGAAACAACAGCGGCACCTGGTACCACTGCACCATCAGGCCAGCAAAGTAAAAATGTTATTGTAATTATAGTAATAGTTCTCTTCTTCCTGTTGGTCCTGGTCCTGGTGGCTTGTCTGTATTGCAGGCGCCGACGTCGTTCTGGTTCTACCAGCTTCAACCCAGTAGAATGGGCAGGGCGGGCGGCGCTGCCGGATGACTCCGGCTTGGATAAGGATGTCGAACAAGGGCCATTGGCCACAGGTGACAGAGAGGCAAGGCGGCCCACCCTCACCACATTTTTTGGGAAACGGCAGTCCAGGGTCGCTTCAGTAGCCATGGAAGAGATAGATGGGAAAGAGAGGGAGGAGGCCCAGCAGCTGATTGATGGAAATGCTGGCAGGGACTCTAGGCCTCAGGGAGCAAGCGAAGCCAATGGTAAAGTACGGGAGCCCACTCAGGAGGAGAACAAGTAG